The following are encoded together in the Pedobacter steynii genome:
- a CDS encoding pyridoxine 5'-phosphate synthase: MAKLSVNINKIATLRNSRGGNNPDLVKVALDCERFGAEGITVHPRPDERHIRYQDVFDLKAIIATEFNIEGNCREQKFIDLVLANKPAQVTLVPDTEGQITSNHGWDTIKNKVYLKEMVSLFQSAGIRVSIFVDPVIDMIDAAAESGTDRIELYTEDYARNFPTQPELAIRPYVAAAERANELGLGINAGHDLDLHNLKYFAANIPGLLEVSIGHALISDALYLGLENTIQMYLRQLKD; encoded by the coding sequence ATGGCAAAATTATCTGTAAACATTAATAAAATCGCGACTTTAAGAAACAGTCGCGGGGGTAACAATCCTGATTTGGTAAAGGTGGCCTTAGATTGCGAGCGATTTGGAGCAGAGGGAATTACGGTACATCCCCGACCAGACGAACGACATATCCGTTATCAGGATGTATTTGACCTGAAAGCCATAATTGCTACAGAATTCAATATTGAAGGCAACTGCCGCGAACAGAAATTTATAGACCTAGTTCTGGCCAATAAACCAGCACAGGTTACATTAGTTCCTGATACCGAGGGGCAAATCACCTCTAATCATGGATGGGACACCATCAAAAATAAAGTATACCTTAAAGAAATGGTCAGCCTGTTTCAGTCTGCCGGAATCCGGGTTTCTATTTTCGTAGATCCTGTAATTGACATGATTGATGCTGCAGCAGAAAGCGGAACAGACCGGATTGAGCTGTATACGGAAGACTATGCCCGCAATTTCCCTACTCAGCCAGAACTGGCCATCCGTCCTTATGTGGCGGCGGCAGAAAGAGCTAATGAACTAGGTTTAGGAATCAATGCCGGTCATGATCTTGATTTACATAACCTCAAATATTTTGCAGCGAACATTCCCGGATTACTCGAAGTAAGTATCGGCCATGCCCTGATCAGTGATGCACTTTACCTGGGATTGGAGAATACTATCCAAATGTATTTAAGACAATTAAAAGACTAA